The Drosophila teissieri strain GT53w chromosome X, Prin_Dtei_1.1, whole genome shotgun sequence genome has a segment encoding these proteins:
- the LOC122624034 gene encoding uncharacterized protein LOC122624034 encodes MRQQCGSVYTWNCAGELYGIECSLCEERPLCAFSEFPEHMDVWHSDWQAPEVEGDDSTSTVAIPEDELMQEVLAEQRSNGEDNELKQQLVQQLNAVEEAAYLRNPRELLQVTEGPGEPVKNVVNRPDKMEPILQTPIKVAEIRKELNECPSVPDSTMQEVSPVLEGQRLTTHHVHRLIDLYRSEPRLWNQTHEQFHNMELCRDSWRRITSAWSAYCGRSFSVTDVRIRVSTLCQRFLKQRERLEADGELDDVAKFAHFDQLSFLCEQQSLLKRQRHYARENSRLLEFYEHYPVLWHNAHKRVRCAKTVRQRHDALLGLQMALRLSGISLSPVVIQRRLQSLRKRYRLEKISYLQSVVEGKQDEFVSGFEHYAEMEFLHKHIDPYVCAVCGKIFENLVGHQTHVQSSCEVIKMVKANDQEMDNPVQEVLNEKKELVERVTEQSVEFLKEKLEEPLMDTQLMENSSGNRLGTIDAKYRHVPNLAEACAAAQLEDSNDLDTSINIMDNDLAEERLPLRLTLPEAQDLIRLYRSHVCLWDPNHLDYHSRKQRRLAWQTITENLKSKAGQRLTWQTLHRKITDYTKYYRKERQRKIKEKDSNSNWNLFDEFHFLDDVLPISSEMQKNGKQRDSNLKIITVYQGYAQLWCTDHPDYTKRRQRQRHLESLCTRLQEECNLQMTVERLKSRLIEFRCQYRHCKEARMAADNKSEPWTPNYEFYEPLRFLELHVAPFQCPRCPASFKRRTDYLQHERKVHGDSEKPLDGDFYYLRRRKNRKLNEEDDLQQDQNLAHICHICGLKFSQRSSLLAHLRRHLGQRTHVCTDCPKKFFSSTALRVHQRSHTKELPYVCEHCARGFVNASKLNQHVKRHRNQRDFSCNRCDKAFYTAHERDRHLRAHLNIRDKVCPYCSRAFVVGSAYYAHLNLHRSEKRYACEACGKRFAQYAGLYKHRRRCLPAEVLEE; translated from the exons ATGCGACAGCAGTGTGGCAGCGTTTACACCTGGAACTGCGCCGGGGAGCTCTATGGCATTGAATGCTCTCTGTGCGAGGAGCGGCCATTATGCGCCTTCTCCGAATTCCCGGAGCACATGGACGTGTGGCACTCCGACTGGCAGGCGCCTGAAGTTGAGGGCGATGACAGTACCTCAACTGTAGCCATTCCCGAGGATGAGCTCATGCAGGAGGTGCTAGCTGAGCAGCGCTCCAATGGCGAGGATAATGAACTTAAGCAACAACTTGTGCAGCAATTAAATGCCGTTGAGGAGGCGGCGTATTTGCGTAATCCTAGAGAGCTATTGCAAGTTACGGAAGGACCCGGAGAACCTGTCAAAAATGTTGTCAATAGACCAGACAAAATGGAACCAATTCTTCAAACACCTATAAAGGTTGCAGAAATCAGAAAAGAACTTAACGAGTGCCCATCAGTTCCAGATTCTACAATGCAG GAGGTATCACCCGTTTTAGAGGGCCAACGCCTCACGACCCACCATGTACACCGCCTGATCGATTTGTACCGCTCGGAGCCTCGTCTCTGGAACCAGACGCATGAGCAATTCCACAACATGGAGCTCTGCCGCGACTCCTGGCGCCGGATAACGAGTGCCTGGAGTGCTTATTGCGGCCGAAGCTTCAGCGTGACGGACGTTCGGATCCGCGTCTCGACGCTGTGTCAAAGATTTCTGAAGCAAAGAGAGCGTTTGGAGGCGGACGGTGAATTGGATGATGTCGCCAAGTTTGCGCATTTCGACCAATTGAGCTTTCTGTGCGAGCAACAATCTTTATTAAAACGGCAACGTCACTACGCCCGAGAGAACAGCCGTCTGCTGGAGTTTTACGAGCACTATCCGGTTCTATGGCACAATGCACACAAGCGGGTCCGATGTGCCAAGACCGTACGTCAGCGGCATGACGCTCTCCTGGGTCTCCAGATGGCATTGCGACTTTCGGGAATTAGCCTGTCGCCCGTGGTTATCCAGCGGCGGTTGCAATCGCTGCGAAAGCGATATCGGCTGGAAAAGATAAGCTATCTGCAAAGTGTGGTGGAGGGAAAGCAGGATGAGTTTGTATCGGGATTCGAGCACTACGCGGAAATGGAGTTCCTGCACAAGCACATCGACCCTTATGTGTGCGCTGTGTGTGGAAAAATTTTTGAGAACCTGGTAGGTCACCAAACCCATGTGCAGAGCAGCTGCGAGGTGATAAAAATGGTTAAAGCTAATGACCAGGAGATGGATAATCCCGTGCAAGAAGTGCTAAATGAGAAGAAGGAGCTGGTTGAAAGAGTAACCGAACAATCAGTTGAGTTTTTAAAGGAAAAGTTAGAGGAACCCCTTATGGACACTCAGCTAATGGAAAATTCTTCTGGGAATAGGTTGGGTACCATAGATGCTAAATATCGCCATGTGCCAAACCTGGCGGAGGCCTGCGCCGCTGCACAGTTGGAAGATTCAAACGATCTAGATACCTCCATAAACATCATGGATAATGATCTAGCAGAGGAGAGACTTCCACTTCGTTTGACTCTTCCAGAAGCTCAAGACCTAATCCGTCTGTATCGATCTCATGTGTGTCTCTGGGATCCGAATCACCTGGACTACCACTCCCGCAAACAACGTAGACTGGCCTGGCAAACCATAACGGAGAACCTGAAGTCTAAGGCCGGGCAGCGACTCACCTGGCAAACGCTACACCGCAAAATCACTGATTACACCAAGTACTACCGCAAAGAGAGACAAAGGAAAATCAAGGAAAAGGACAGTAATTCAAATTGGAATCTGTTTGATGAGTTTCACTTCCTGGATGATGTACTGCCCATCAGCAGCGAGATGCAGAAGAACGGGAAGCAACGGGATAGCAACCTGAAGATCATCACCGTTTATCAGGGCTATGCGCAGCTCTGGTGCACAGATCACCCGGATTATACAAAGCGACGGCAGCGTCAGAGGCACCTGGAATCCTTGTGCACTAGACTGCAGGAGGAGTGCAATCTGCAGATGACAGTCGAGCGTTTGAAGAGTCGGCTCATAGAATTTCGCTGCCAGTATCGCCACTGCAAGGAGGCCCGAATGGCAGCCGACAACAAATCGGAACCGTGGACCCCTAACTATGAATTCTATGAGCCGCTGCGTTTCCTGGAGCTGCATGTTGCGCCCTTTCAGTGTCCCAGGTGTCCAGCATCCTTCAAACGACGAACGGATTACCTACAGCACGAGCGGAAAGTCCATGGCGATTCTGAAAAGCCCTTGGACGGCGATTTTTACTACTTGCGGCGACGTAAAAACAGGAAACTAAACGAGGAGGATGATCTGCAGCAGGATCAGAACCTGGCCCATATATGCCATATTTGTGGACTGAAGTTTTCGCAAAGGAGCAGCCTATTGGCGCATCTCCGTCGACATCTGGGCCAAAGAACCCACGTTTGTACCGACTGCCCTAAGAAGTTCTTCAGCTCGACGGCTTTGCGGGTCCATCAGAGGAGTCACACCAAGGAACTGCCCTACGTGTGTGAGCATTGCGCCCGAGGATTCGTGAATGCCAGCAAGTTAAATCAGCATGTTAAGCGACACAGAAACCAGCGGGACTTTTCATGCAATAGATGCGACAAGGCGTTTTACACGGCTCACGAGAGGGACCGTCACTTGCGTGCCCATCTAAATATTCGGGACAAGGTGTGTCCATACTGTTCACGGGCGTTTGTGGTGGGCAGTGCCTACTACGCCCATCTAAACCTCCATCGCTCCGAGAAGCGCTACGCATGCGAGGCCTGCGGTAAGAGGTTCGCCCAATATGCTGGACTATACAAACACCGTAGGCGATGCCTACCAGCTGAGGTTTTGGAGGAGTGA
- the LOC122624095 gene encoding AT-rich binding protein, translated as MGFPRILSKNNKIYTKLGEFCLSGDSFWIVCHTCQEELQTQDQFWKHIQDEHNFMHGVAKEHSRTSSYCLTDVEAAAAAATPGSSSQQGATAVSVPLALYTCSTKYSEEEQREVELHEQQVQVQQQVHQQVQQQQAQQQQQQQSQQQHAHQQHQVQQQQQAHQQLQQQRDVAKELAELHANAVAAAAAAATVVSTGEGTSRSNSAIDIKIEPSSLTLTPEMQAAAAAGGTIYHLPQLVPPPVPPPPPSSGFVSVSASTSTSNTVSTTPPNVLQQQQQLNMSVAPSTAMAAAMLAASQEQLPKDSNSTTASAGSAVSSDDGERWYVCDYETCGLKFKYKSRMELHRVVHSKERRFNCELCSASFKQSCNLSTHRKKKHALRGIKSEILPQRF; from the exons ATGGGTTTTCCGCGCATCctcagcaagaacaacaagatCTACACCAAGCTGGGCGAGTTCTGTTTGTCGGGGGATAGCTTCTGGATTGTTTGTCACACGTGCCAAGAGGAGCTGCAGACGCAGGATCAGTTCTGGAAGCACATACAGGATGAGCACAATTTCATGCACGGGGTGGCCAAG GAGCACAGTCGTACATCCAGCTACTGCCTAACGGATGTGGAGgctgcggcggcagcagcaacgccAGGAAGCAGCTCTCAGCAAGGCGCCACGGCGGTCAGTGTACCACTGGCCCTTTACACCTGCTCCACCAAGTACTCTgaggaggagcagcgggaGGTGGAGCTGCACGAGCAGCAGGTTCAAGTTCAACAGCAGGTGCATCAGCAagtacagcagcagcaagcgcagcaacaacaacaacagcagtcccagcagcagcacgcgCATCAGCAACACCAGgttcaacagcaacagcaggcccACCAGCAGCTCCAACAGCAGCGGGATGTAGCCAAGGAGCTGGCGGAACTCCATGCTAATGCGgtggctgccgctgcagctgccgcaacTGTGGTATCCACTGGCGAGGGAACTTCCCGAAGCAACAGTGCCATCGACATCAAGATAGAGCCTAGCAGTCTGACACTTACCCCAGAAATGCaggctgctgcagcagctggcggGACCATTTACCATCTGCCACAGCTAGTGCCTCCACCTGTACCGCCTCCGCCGCCCTCGTCCGGGTTTGTAAGCGTCAGcgccagcaccagcacctCCAATACGGTCAGCACCACGCCGCCCAATGTgctacagcagcaacagcaactaaACATGTCTGTCGCTCCCTCGACGGCTATGGCCGCCGCTATGCTGGCTGCTAGTCAGGAACAGCTGCCCAAGGACTCTAACAGCACGACGGCCAGCGCCGGGAGTGCTGTCTCTTCAGATGACGGAGAACGCTGGTACGTTTGCGACTACGAGACTTGTGGTTTGAAGTTTAAATATAAGTCTAGGATGGAGCTGCATCGGGTGGTTCACAGCAAGGAGCGCCGGTTCAATTGCGAACTGTGCAGTGCCTCTTTCAAGCAGTCGTGCAACCTCTCCACGCATCGGAAAAAAAAGCACGCGCTGAGAGGCATCAAAAGCGAGATATTGCCGCAGCGCTTTTAG
- the LOC122623614 gene encoding uncharacterized protein LOC122623614, translating to MCSSVGLVVEGVALGSGSQFSPRMTMKREYNTKCFWPDRFCHEVANHYRDYKLQHHLQQQLGSGCVSRNLGHRRRKRIPSVKKSRVPALLASGYAQFRDVLPTPVHYFPRSDDTTYASRSRRSVCSGKLSDETYNDAVRRIRSAQSCEQLRHLVHRIPWRRNSKIGTSDEVPVASAHGSQTSDCGRLNYKININNRCAESPQQKLPVNFYGYLQLGSSYYERGLQANIKYLQSIGQRQRNAIRPATGLLFDEVQRDESPVQKLTSRLVTLLKAKKKADDHGIWVNIRTVKREDLAKEQCSDENLAFNSELESNTADQLTSMCDYYEFDCTTSELDEPTIEPTFKTTQTAGTSEASVQVALTSADQRRLYEIIDNLSYLSIGDNNCRRKQVTLTLPQITLTDCTAQQVALHSTSFDIVTLQIPNEARPPNLDLKAT from the exons ATGTGCTCCTCTGTCGGCCTGGTTGTAGAGGGCGTTGCGCTGGGCAGTGGAAGCCAGTTTTCTCCCCGGATGACCATGAAAAGAGAGTACAATACAAAGTGTTTTTGGCCGGATCGCTTTTGCCACGAAGTAGCCAACCACTATAGGGATTACAAGTTACAGCAccatttgcagcagcagcttggaTCTGGATGTGTATCCCGAAATTTAGGACATCGGCGACGAAAGAGGATACCCTCGGTGAAAAAATCTCGGGTGCCCGCCTTATTAGCGTCGGGCTATGCGCAGTTTCGCGATGTGTTGCCAACTCCTGTGCACTACTTTCCCAG ATCCGACGATACTACGTATGCGTCCCGCAGCCGACGGTCAGTGTGCTCTGGTAAACTTTCCGACGAGACCTACAACGACGCCGTGCGTCGGATAAGAAGTGCTCAAAGCTGCGAGCAGCTACGTCACCTGGTCCACCGGATTCCATGGAGAAGGAACAGCAAAATCGGCACCAGTGATGAGGTGCCGGTGGCCTCAGCGCACGGAAGCCAAACCAGCGACTGTGGCCGTCTCAATTATAagataaatattaataaccGTTGCGCGGAAAGCCCACAACAGAAACTACCAGTGAATTTCTACGGTTATTTGCAACTGGGCAGCAGCTATTACGAACGGGGGTTGCAGGCTAACATAAAGTACCTGCAATCGATTGGCCAGCGACAGCGTAATGCAATAAGGCCGGCGACGGGTTTACTCTTCGACGAAGTGCAGCGTGACGAGAGTCCGGTTCAAAAGTTGACCAGTCGACTGGTGACGTTGCTCAAGGCCAAGAAAAAAGCGGACGACCACGGCATTTGGGTGAACATAAGAACAGTGAAGCGCGAGGATCTGGCAAAAGAGCAATGCTCGGATGAGAATTTGGCCTTCAACTCAGAGCTGGAATCGAACACAGCTGATCAGCTTACTAGCATGTGTGATTATTATGAGTTCGATTGTACAACTTCAGAATTAGACGAACCAACTATAGAACCCACATTCAAAACCACGCAGACTGCAGGAACTAGCGAAGCTTCTGTCCAAGTCGCACTTACATCCGCCGACCAACGACGTCTCTATGAGATCATCGACAATCTAAGCTACCTGAGTATTGGGGACAACAATTGTCGCAGGAAGCAAGTGACACTGACCCTGCCCCAGATAACGCTCACTGACTGCACCGCTCAACAGGTGGCGCTACACAGCACCAGCTTCGACATTGTTACACTGCAGATACCCAATGAAGCCAGACCACCGAACCTTGATCTGAAAGCGACATAG
- the LOC122623627 gene encoding protein suppressor of forked: MSSARDLIKIDIEWGMERLVRAQQVVELRPYDIESWSVMIREAQTRPIHEVRSLYESLVNVFPTTARYWKLYIEMEMRSRYYERVEKLFQRCLVKILNIDLWKLYLTYVKETKSGLSTHKEKMAQAYDFALEKIGMDLHSFSIWQDYIYFLRGVEAVGNYAENQKITAVRRVYQKAVVTPIVGIEQLWKDYIAFEQNINPIISEKMSLERSKDYMNARRVAKELEYHTKGLNRNLPAVPPTLTKEEVKQVELWKRFITYEKSNPLRTEDTALVTRRVMFATEQCLLVLTHHPAVWHQASQFLDTSARVLTEKGDVQAAKIFADECANILERSINGVLNRNALLYFAYADFEEGRLKYEKVHSMYNKLLQLPDIDPTLVYVQYMKFARRAEGIKSARSIFKKAREDVRSRYHIFVAAALMEYYCSKDKEIAFRIFELGLKRFGGSPEYVMCYIDYLSHLNEDNNTRVLFERVLSSGGLSPHKSVEVWNRFLEFESNIGDLSSIVKVERRRSAVFENLKEYEGKETAQLVDRYKFLDLYPCTSTELKSIGYAENVGIILNKVGGGVQSQSAGEVDTDSEAAPPLPRPDFSQMIPFKPRPCAHPGAHPLAGGVFPQPPALAALCATLPPPNSFRGPFVSVELLFDIFMRLNLPDSAPQPNGDNELSPKIFDLAKSVHWIVDTSTYTGVQHSVTAIPPRRRRLLPGGDDSDDELQTAVPPTHDIYRLRQLKRFAKSN, from the exons ATGTCTTCGGCCAGGGACCTTATCAAAATCGACATA GAATGGGGTATGGAGCGCCTGGTGCGGGCCCAGCAAGTGGTGGAGCTGCGGCCCTATGACATCGAGTCCTGGAGCGTCATGATCCGCGAGGCCCAAACACGCCCAATCCACGAAGTGCGCAGCCTTTACGAGTCGCTAGTCAATGTGTTCCCGACGACCGCTCGGTACTGGAAACTATACATTGAGATGGAGATGCGCAGCCGGTACTACGAACGCGTGGAGAAACTTTTTCAGCGCTGCCTAGTCAAGATTTTGAACATCGACCTCTGGAAGCTCTATCTTACCTACGTGAAGGAAACCAAGTCGGGTCTCAGCACTCACAA AGAAAAAATGGCCCAGGCTTATGATTTTGCACTGGAGAAAATCGGTATGGATCTACACTCTTTCAGCATCTGGCAGGATTACATATACTTTCTGCGTGGCGTTGAAGCAGTGGGCAACTATGCTGAGAACCAGAAGATCACAGCCGTACGCCGCGTCTATCAAAAGGCGGTAGTCACACCCATCGTGGGCATCGAGCAGTTGTGGAAGGATTATATCGCCTTCGAGCAAAACATAAACCCTATAATATCGGAGAAAATGAGTCTGGAGCGATCAAA GGATTACATGAACGCCCGCCGTGTTGCCAAAGAGTTGGAATACCACACAAAGGGTCTTAATCGCAACCTGCCAGCCGTCCCACCCACACTCACAAAGGAGGAGGTGAAGCAAGTGGAGCTGTGGAAGCGCTTTATCACGTACGAGAAGTCGAATCCGTTGCGCACTGAAGACACGGCCTTGGTCACCCGTCGCGTCATGTTCGCCACGGAACAATGTTTGCTGGTGCTCACCCACCATCCGGCAGTGTGGCACCAGGCCTCCCAATTTCTGGACACCAGTGCTCGCGTGCTCACCGAGAAAGGC GACGTCCAGGCGGCTAAGATTTTTGCGGACGAGTGCGCTAATATACTGGAACGGTCTATAAACGGCGTGTTAAACCGGAATGCGTTGCTATATTTTGCCTATGCGGACTTTGAAGAAGGACGGCTAAAGTACGAGAAGGTGCACTCCATGTACAACAAGCTGTTACAGTTGCCAGACATTGATCCCACATTG GTCTATGTTCAGTACATGAAGTTCGCCCGTCGTGCTGAGGGGATCAAGTCGGCCCGTAGCATTTTTAAGAAAGCTCGGGAGGACGTAAGGTCGCGTTATCACATTTTTGTGGCCGCTGCTCTAATGGAGTACTATTGCTCCAAGGACAAGGAAATCGCGTTCCGCATCTTCGAGCTGGGATTAAAGCGTTTTGGTGGCAGTCCAGAGTACGTGATGTGCTACATTGACTACCTGTCCCATCTAAACGAGGACAATAATACGCGAGTCCTGTTCGAACGGGTACTTAGTTCAGGCGGTTTGTCGCCGCACAAGAGTGTTGAGGTTTGGAATCGCTTCCTCGAGTTCGAGTCTAATATTGGGGATCTTTCCAGCATCGTTAAGGTCGAACGTCGCCGCAGTGCCGTATTCGAGAAC cTTAAAGAGTATGAGGGTAAGGAGACCGCCCAGCTGGTTGACCGATACAAATTTCTGGACCTATACCCCTGCACCAGCACCGAGCTTAAGTCCATAGGGTATGCTGAG AATGTGGGAATTATACTGAAcaaggtgggtggtggagttCAAAGCCAAAGCGCCGGAGAGGTCGACACAGATAGCGAGGCAGCGCCGCCGTTGCCACGGCCGGATTTCTCCCAGATGATTCCATTCAAGCCGCGTCCGTGCGCTCATCCTGGTGCCCATCCACTTGCAGGCGGTGTATTTCCGCAACCGCCAGCTCTGGCCGCCTTGTGCGCCACCCTGCCTCCACCGAACTCCTTCCGCGGACCCTTCGTCAGCGTAGAGCTACTCTTTGACATCTTCATGCGCCTCAATCTTCCGGACT CTGCACCCCAACCGAATGGAGACAACGAATTGTCGCCAAAGATCTTCGATCTGGCCAAGTCGGTTCACTGGATCGTGGACACAAGTACGTATACGGGAGTGCAGCACAGTGTTACGGCAATTCCTCCGCGCCGTCGACGACTGCTGCCTGGGGGCGATGACAGTGACGACGAGTTGCAGACCGCTGTGCCGCCCACACACGATATATATCGCTTGCGGCAGCTAAAGCGTTTCGCCAAGTCCAATTAA